In the genome of Mucilaginibacter sp. 14171R-50, the window TCAGCAGCCTCATCCGCCGATTCGGCCCTTACCACTATAAAACCGCCAATGGTTTCCTTGATATCCCCAAATGGGCCGTTTGTTATCAGCTTGTTGTGGTCAACCACTCTGGCGTCGTCAAACGGTAGGCCCGTACCGCTTACAAATTTGTTTTGTGCCGCTATACTGCCTATCCAATCCATGGTTTGTTTCATCCAAACCTGCATTTGCTCAGGCGATGCTACTTTGGTACCGTCCTGGTGCCTCATAATTAATGCATACTCATTCATTATCTTAAGTTTTGATTTTTTGTTTATAATCCAATAACAAACGGCTTCCCGCAAATTGGACAATACCACCAAAATTTACAGCACAAAGTGTAGCGAAAGATACGAAGCTTTATATCTCAAACCTTTCAATAACTATTACCTTTACAAGCAATCTTATTATATTTACATCCATGAACCATCTGATAGCCCCATCTATTTTATCTGCCGATTTTGCAAACCTGCAGCGCGATGTTGAAATGATCAATAACAGCGAGGCCGACTGGTTTCATGTGGATATTATGGACGGCATGTTTGTGCCGAATATTTCTTTTGGTTTCCCGGTTGTAAAGGCCACTAAACAGCACGCCAGCAAGCCGCTTGATGTACACCTGATGATTGTTGACCCTGATCGCTACCTGAAAGATTTTGCTGAAGCCGGCGCAGACAGCATTACCGTACATTACGAGGCCTGTACGCATT includes:
- a CDS encoding YciI family protein; protein product: MNEYALIMRHQDGTKVASPEQMQVWMKQTMDWIGSIAAQNKFVSGTGLPFDDARVVDHNKLITNGPFGDIKETIGGFIVVRAESADEAAEFAKGCPVLQGEGNTVEVRKIAKNDNVH